In Papaver somniferum cultivar HN1 chromosome 9, ASM357369v1, whole genome shotgun sequence, the genomic stretch TTCCTTGGCACATTTGGTTAGAAAGGAATAGTAGAATATTTTGTGGGAGAGCCAAAGAGGAGGATGAGCTAATTCTGCTAATTAAACAGACTTTAGCACTTTGGTTTTGTGATTCTAATGTTTTTGATGGCATTTCTATAAGCCAAATTTTGTTTCATTGGGACTATGTTGTGCATACATAATGTATCGCAGAGCATCCCCTTGAtcgaaaatatttttctttcttaatacgacctttctttttcaaaaaaataaataaattaaagaaGCATCATATAAATAaatgggttggagataaaatttaCTTTTTCTTAATACAGTAAAAACTCTatatattgatactccatatattaataaactctatatattaataaaaaatcataGTCCCAACTCGAGCtagttataaatagtaataacctccatattttaatattaatagatttttctagtcccgccataaggaatttacctccatatattaatataatcGTCATTATTGGAAACTTATACATTATGTTACATAAAAATTTAGATGGACTAAAATTATTTATCTATAATTGTTTGAGAAAAGGATGTAACTTTTTGGATTGTTATCGCATCTTTTGGCATGTTTGAGAAAAGGATGTAACTTCGTGCTGAAGCCAAAACATTTCAAACTTGTCGTGCATGTTTAAATCTTCTAGGCATGAAACTTTTTGTATCTCCGTACTACCATCATCAAGATGCTCTCCTTCTACTTCTTGTCTACTTCCATGGATGATTTATTCTTCCGTTAAGCATATACGACTTGTTGCGCATTTGGATGATTAAGGAAGACATCTACATCCATTATTATTTACATACTTTAAATTAAAAACATAATATATTTTTTACCATACCTCCCTATATTGATAAACTCCGTATATTACTCCAAATAATTTTGTAAAGTcccaaaactattaatatatggagtttttactttatttaggattttatacctTGAGGATGTCTTAAAAGTGGTGTCCGACGTCCACATTCACATGGGAGAAGCTCTAAGCCGGTGCTTTCTTCGCAACAAGTTTACCACTTAATCAAGGAAAATTGACATTTATATCCCTGGCACCAAAACTTAAAACCCTAGTAGATTTCCTACTTTCTGATAATAGTCGATTCTCTGTTTCTCTCTACTGCCCCCATTAATTTAAGCTTGTACAAGGGTTTATCTGAACTTGTATAAATCTCCAATGTTTAAAGGTTAAATCTTTATTTGAGATATCTCTTCACAGATTTGCAATCGTAgacagatttttctttttcctttttttttttttttaatcaatggGAAGCCGAAAATTAGTTCGTGATTTGTTCCTAGCTAAGCAACTTCTCTTTCCACTGCAATCTCGACAGGTTTAAaacgaaaaaccctaaatttgccattttttcttcttcttattcagtTCCCTGTATCATGAAAGCTGTAATTTTTTGGTACACAGTAAAAGAATATTATTCGTGCTCGGTTTCTTATGGATTTCATTTATTTGTGTTTAGGTTGCAAGTTCGAGATTACGATTGGTTTCAACGAATAATGGGTTATTGGGTTCTCGTCGATTTAGTGTTTTCAATGAATTCTCTGAGAAACTAAAAGGGGAGGTCAAAAGgtgcttttttttttgctgtttccAATTGAATCTGTTAGAAATCAGAATTAACGTGGAGCGAGTTTCTAATAAATCATTTTGGTGGCAGTAATCCTGATATCCAAAAGTCAATTAAGCAGCTCAAGGAGAAAGCAGGGGAAATTAAGGAGGCGAAAGAAGAATTGAAAGTTAGGTAATTTTGATGGCCTtatggtttttcttttttttttctctcttttacattTATACCTTTATGGGCTGAGACATACTGTTGTATGTCAAGGCTGGCAGACGGTTCAAAGGAGGTTATGAGATGGTGAACTTGACAAATGCAGAACGAAGCAGACAACGGAGAAGCTTTACAAGAGTGTGGACGGTGTATGGACGGAGGCTGAAGCTACAGCGAAGAAGGTGAGATTCAACTATTGGTGTAAATGTGCTTCATATGAAACCATTTATTTAGATACATAGACACTCACAATTTGGGATCTCTATTTCATCCATTCAGGGATGCCAAATTTCACTTTCCTCATGTGGTCTTCACAATTTCCTTTACCTTGCCCCAAAATGGCTTCGGGGAAGTTATGGTGGTTTTAAAACTTGTTGAGTATCCTTTTGTTATTTCCAAGACTGGTACACCCACATTGTTAATCTTTTGTGTACTCCTAGTCAATAAATAGCGATTTTGTACTTGTGGTGGTTGTCGCTGTTTCATCTTTATCATGTCACTAGGACCACTATTCTTACTATTGGAGATATCTAAATCATCATACCCTATGTTCCTTTTGTATCACTGTAGGTGTCCGCTAACGTGAAGGAGAAGTTCTCAGCTGCCACAGAGGAGGTGAATGTGCTAATATTTCTTTGCTGAGCCTTGCTATTATATGCTAAACAATAATTCCTCCCAGACTTCATGTTTTCTCAATTGTTCTGATTTAGGTCAAAGAAACATTTGGGCTTGGAAAGCAAGATTCTCCAGGATCCTCCACCAAAACCTCTACTAACACTGGTGCTCATGTGAAAGATGAGAAGAATGCCCCATCCGGAGAAGCTACATCTCAGAATTCTGAATCTGGTGATTCCCAACAATCATATTTCAACAGGTTTAAATCCACTGTCTCTTCTGCTGCTCCGACAGTTTCCTCGGCCTTCCAAAAAATTAAGGAAACAAAGGTACTTGACATGGCAAAACAAGGTTATGTCATCGTGAAAGATGAATTAAGTGGAAAACCTAGTAAGAGAAGGCATATGCAACATGAAGCCTCCTCTTACCCCAAAGGGGAAAGAAGTACAAAAACTGACATTGTAATTGTACCCACAAAGCAATCACGCTGGGGTAAGAAGTGGGaagcattcaaagaaaaggtAAGGGTACTCGATTTTAACTTGTCTTTGCTTGAAGTAAAGATCTCCTCATTTCCATTTTTTGGTTTATCCCGCCACTGAATTCAAGAGACTAAGAGTTATTTCCCTTTTCAGATGCAAGGTAACCCTGTAATCAAGCGTATAAGTGGGATTGGTGAGCCTGTTGTAAAAAAGAGTCAAGAGGTATGTCTTTCAGTGAAGATATTTTTAGCATATGCATTGAAGTTTGGCTCTGGGGTACTTAAACTTAAGTCTTAAAGACGTAGTGACGACATATTGATTATGTGTTTTTGGTCATACGTTATGATTATTTTGGATTCTTttcgaaaaagaaaataaaacctgATTTCTTATTACATTTTGAACTATTCCTCATCATAGACATTAAACATCTGAGGGTACAACGTCGCTTTTCATGCCACCATGTCATATGCAACCTTTAGACGATTCTGatacattttttattttgtaatttttttttatccttcTTGGAATCTCACAGCTCGCAGAGGATGTCCGGGAGGTATGGGAAACAAGTGATCACCCTGTTGTTCGCGAACTTCAAGAGTATGTCCTCTGAGTTCAATCATTGCATTTCTGCCCCCATGGGTTCTTCTTATATCTCCAAAATTGATTTTCCAGATGTGGTACATGTTCATAACCCTGTGATTGGTCTGACAGTATGAATGAAACTGTTTTTGGAGAAACAGATGCTGCCATATCGCGCAAGGAAATACGTCGTCGGGACCCGTAAGTTGCTGAGCTTAGTTGTTTACATGTATTTTAGTTGAAGCACATTTGCTTTTATCAAGAATTTTTTGTTTGCTAATAtatcttttatttatctttttcttaCAAGGTCCTTCTCGTTACCGGATTTTGTTGCTGAAGTTCAAGAAATGATCAGGCCGACCCTTGATGCTTATTTCAAGGTAGCTACTGAACAGTTGTAGTACTCCAAGGCTTTCTACTGAACAGTTGTAGTACTCCAAGGCTTTCTATTATGTTTTATATTGACTGTCAGTGCCATCAATTTGTTTGGCATAGTCATTACTGCACACATGATAACTGAGCTGGAATAAAGAACATAACATGTTAGCATCTTTCAGAGTCGAATCCAACAGAATGGTGCCTACAATGCTAGGTCTGGATTTCCTATATGACCTTGTATATCCCGGTCGGGATCTGACATCCCGGCAAGGAACTCATATAATCCAAGAAACTTTCCATTAATCTTGGAGTTAGGTTTCCAGGCCTTTGCATTACAATGGTCAAAATAGTACCTCAACTAAAATAAGAGTTGGACTATGTTTGAATGCTTTGCGCCAGCTACTACCAGTGGGGCGGGTACCAGTCCAGGTGTCTGCCACTACTGGTTGTGGTAGATTCATAATGAAATCACACAAATGATGGGGATCCAACAGAAAACTATATACTGcattaggtttttggttttatacatTCTTTTTTTAAAATATCTTCTTGAGTAATGGGTACTTGTTCAACTGCATTTACAGTGAAACTAACCTTTATATAATTGATGTTTAACTTGTAATCGTAAAACACACAACTGATGTACCTTTAACCTTTCAATATAATTGATCTGGTCATCTAGATGTAGTAAATATCATAATTAAGCTTAGTTATCGTGTATGAGAAAAGTTTGATTTTTTACTGCAGATGGAATTTGTTTAGACACCCCTGACAGTGTCTTTTGTTTTTCTGTAGGGTGATGTGGAAACACTGAAGAAGAATTGTAGTCCTGAAGTAATTGAGAGATGTAAAGCAGAGAAGCAAGCTTACGAAAGCCAGGGAATGTTCTTCAGCAATAAGGTTTGGCCGACGAACATCTAAATTGGAAATGAGTTGATGGTATTTTGTTAAATTGTCTAATTACTGGAAATAATCTGACATGTCTGTGCTTCGATACAGTATTTACTTTATTTCCTTTAACTAATGGAAGGGGATAAATACAACCGCTTTTTGTGATGCCTGCTTGATTTGAAATGCCAGCGGCATCTACTTTATGGTCCCTGTTgttaatatctctttcttttATATTGCAGATCTTACATATATCCGACGTTGAAGTCCATGAAACTAAACTAATGGGAAACAGTCCTATAATCATTGTAGTGGTGAGCATATTTATTTGCATTATATTCTATTTTATACCTCTCATGCATATTAAGGTTCTGTGTATGAAACGTGCTGAAATCTTTCGTACTTTGTATCATTACagttccaaactcagcaaatttACTGTGTGATGGATAAGGAAGGTTCAATAACGGAAGGAGGAAAGGTAAGATTCATGTGCTCCTACATATATAAAGTAGTTAACTGACGAAGTGCCTTGTTAAAAACATGTTGCATTCTTTTTGACATCTCACTATGTACTCTCATCTGTTAAGGTGGTGGGTGCTTTAGAAGCAGCTAGTGCTTATTATAAGAAAAGAAATAGAAAGAATAAATTATTTTGAAAACTACTATACTCCCTAGAATCTTTCTGACCCTGTTATGGAATATAAATCAAAATGCTGGGGCATGTAGAAAGTTTACATTCATTTATTTCATTATTGACCTCAGAAATTCGTGTTGGGACTGCAATGACTTCTTCTGTTAAATACTGTAAATATGACAACAGTGGGCTCAAggtctttaattttttttattttgtatcggATTTGGCCTGGGTGCATCGTCATTTTGTAACTAATGATTTTAATGTTATCCCACTCTAGGATACAATTCAAACTGTATTTTATCAATGGGCAATGCAACAAGTTGACGTAGAAGACCAGGAGGAAGGTGCTCTCTATCCTATATGGAGGTTACGAGAAACACAACAACTCGGAATGAAAGCTCTCATTTAGTAGGCGCACGCATTTGCTCATCATTGCAACTGGATTTGTGTTTATCTGGACTTTTGTTTTTCATCCCCACCAGAGAAAAATCACAATCTGGCTCCAATTTGTTTTAAGAACGTGAAAACAGTCGTTATGCAAAATCCGAACATTATGTTTATTTATTCTGTCAGATTTTCAAGTAATATTTATCTATATTATAAATCAGATCTCGTCCATGTTCAGGAAAGTGTTGTTCCAGGGGAAACGCCGGAGCTATTTTTTAAAACCAGCGGGCTAAAAACTCTGCTGCCTAAAACAATCAAAACGATAACCACCttaaattttgataaataatttttttcgTGTATGTGTAGTACACAATTGCCCCCCGGGTGGTAGAGTCATGGAAAGACTCGTCTTGATCAGTtgggagaggaaaaaaaaagagagaaacgaATACTGTATTTTGACATAACTTGTCGTTTCTCACTGGTGGGTAGTTGGTAGACTGGTTAGTAGGCATTGTGGTTCATTTTCTCACtgtcatttgatcaatattttccACATCAACCTCTCAGAATTCAGTGACCAAGACAAGTACAGTGGGGGCGATGCACAGACTGAATTTTTGTTATCACCTCATTTATTTAAAAGAGATAAATAACATTGTTTTCTCTCATTCAGGAACTCAAGTATTGTGTTTGTTTCTAAAGATATACTAGTTTATCAACGCCAAATTGGGGGTCTCAAATAATTTATACCCACAACACAAAGTATAGGGGcttccaaaatgatggtgaaatatctattttatccttcccataaaactaaacctaaaataCTATTAACCCTAATCCAAACCCATTTCATTTTAACATTTCATCTTCGCCTCCCCCTCCCTCTGCGTCTCCTCCCTCTCCATTAACGACTTCGGTCAAAAAACAATTCTCCGATAAAACCCCCATATCTAACttgggtttgattttaatttgatGTTCTACCGCAAATTAGTGTTTGAATCCGTAGAAATTGAAATTTCAGATTTGAAGTCGTTAGGAAATACGGTTGAATGTCGACCGATTTTTCATGTTTCCTTAAAGATTGTGGTTGAATGTTTAACGATTATTTATCTGCATGTTGTAATTTGGAGAAGTCGTCCACCATTAGGTATTGTGATAACGACCctgaatattttttttctgacGAACATATTTAAAAACGAACGACTAAGTCGATTTGCATACATAGAATTCCTCTTCTGTTTTTAAGTCGCTTAGATATGTTTAAATGGTTaacgattctatatagaaattaTCTTCTGTTTTCAAGTCGGTGAGATGTGATGAAATTGTTAACGACTCTTTTGGACGACTTGTTTTATTTCCGAACGACTCCACAGTAAAacaattttttgttttaaaatcgtTGAGGACCACTATTAAATCCGAA encodes the following:
- the LOC113313833 gene encoding mitochondrial import inner membrane translocase subunit TIM44-2-like; the protein is MGSRKLVRDLFLAKQLLFPLQSRQVASSRLRLVSTNNGLLGSRRFSVFNEFSEKLKGEVKSNPDIQKSIKQLKEKAGEIKEAKEELKVRTKQTTEKLYKSVDGVWTEAEATAKKVSANVKEKFSAATEEVKETFGLGKQDSPGSSTKTSTNTGAHVKDEKNAPSGEATSQNSESGDSQQSYFNRFKSTVSSAAPTVSSAFQKIKETKVLDMAKQGYVIVKDELSGKPSKRRHMQHEASSYPKGERSTKTDIVIVPTKQSRWGKKWEAFKEKMQGNPVIKRISGIGEPVVKKSQELAEDVREVWETSDHPVVRELQDMNETVFGETDAAISRKEIRRRDPSFSLPDFVAEVQEMIRPTLDAYFKGDVETLKKNCSPEVIERCKAEKQAYESQGMFFSNKILHISDVEVHETKLMGNSPIIIVVFQTQQIYCVMDKEGSITEGGKDTIQTVFYQWAMQQVDVEDQEEGALYPIWRLRETQQLGMKALI